Proteins found in one Drosophila innubila isolate TH190305 chromosome X, UK_Dinn_1.0, whole genome shotgun sequence genomic segment:
- the LOC117792559 gene encoding nucleolar complex protein 4 homolog B isoform X2: protein MKLTNKSKNSAQIKRAKAPTKSNGLNASAKLKKKLKASLNSNDVDAEELGFVAFKEKKEEQQQVKQNPNSKAKGKPKEKPKEKDTNNSTSSSSKTFVLDEKWSLLLARLGGSSKEEGGAALKDCMQSILNEAKRAKNKDLLRERQRSILEALINSETTPAVALPAFEKYARCLDVMQMTYELLPELKPDSFVDSPNQALNYLGIINLLDLGKTVLNAKEYHIGAGTKENPSFDYDNTRQLLNTVWNGIISSCSGVEEKVHRQVLVVLLERILPHLENPILLTDFLMDSLHSFEGPIALLALQGIFSLMQHQNITYPDVYVKLYNMFYPRIFYNKYKARLFYLADIFLTSTHLPENLVAAFVKRLARLCLKSPTEDAIIMIRFICNLLLRHTGLQRLICATAAASALEIEDPYDESVLDPVKSGALNSSLWEMILLQKHAVPEVANAARFVSKSLPVMEFDLGPLLEMKECDIFDDEVKKAAKQFMLNFERPKNFALPKTDVVTKYFDIL from the exons ATGAAACTTACaaataaatccaaaaattCAGCCCAAATAAAAAGGGCGAAGGCCCCAACGAAATCCAATGGTTTAAATGCGTCTGCAAAGCTAAAGAAGAAGCTTAAAGCCTCCTTAAATTCAAACGATGTCGATGCAGAAGAGCTCGGATTTGTTGCT TTTAAAGAGAAgaaggaggagcagcagcaggtaAAGCAGAACCCAAATTCAAAAGCAAAGGGAAAGCCGAAGGAAAAACCAAAGGAAAAGGACACCAATAACAGtaccagttccagttccaaaACTTTTGTGCTGGATGAAAAGTGGTCTTTGTTGTTAGCTCGTTTGGGAGGCTCCTCTAAGGAGGAAGGCGGTGCAGCGCTTAAGGACTGCATGCAGTCGATTTTAAACGAAGCCAAGCGCGCCAAGAATAAAGATTTGCTTCGTGAAAGACAGCGCAGTATTCTGGAAGCGCTTATCAACTCGGAGACAACACCGGCAGTCGCTCTGCCAGCCTTTGAAAAGTATGCGCGTTGCTTGGACGTGATGCAGATGACGTATGAACTGTTGCCGGAATTAAAACCGGACAGTTTTGTTGACTCACCCAACCAGGCACTCAACTATCTGGGCATCATCAATCTGCTCGACTTGGGAAAGACTGTTCTGAATGCTAAAGAATACCACATCGGTGCGGGAACGAAGGAAAATCCAAGCTTTGATTACGATAACACACGTCAATTATTGAATACAGTTTGGAATGGCATCATTAGCTCGTGCAGTGGAGTGGAGGAGAAAGTGCATCGGCAGGTGCTAGTTGTGCTCCTGGAACGAATCCTGCCACATTTAGAGAATCCCATACTGTTAACCGATTTTCTAATGGATTCACTGCATTCGTTCG AGGGACCCATTGCATTGCTtgctttacagggtatcttttcGTTGATGCAGCACCAGAATATCACCTACCCGGATGTCTATGTGAAGCTGTATAACATGTTCTATCCCCGAATATTCTACAATAAGTATAAAGCACGTCTTTTTTATTTGGCGGACATATTTTTGACTTCAACGCATTTGCCGGAAAATCTGGTAGCTGCTTTTGTCAAGCGTCTGGCTCGTCTCTGCCTCAAAAGTCCAACAGAGGATGCCATTATAATGATACGCTTCATCTGCAACCTATTGCTGCGCCACACGGGCTTGCAGCGTCTCATTTGTGCAACAGCCGCAGCAAGTG CTCTGGAGATAGAAGATCCTTACGATGAGTCGGTGTTGGACCCAGTTAAGTCTGGAGCCCTCAACAGCTCCCTCTGGGAGATGATATTGCTGCAGAAGCACGCGGTGCCCGAAGTGGCAAATGCTGCACGTTTTGTATCAAAAAGTTTGCCCGTCATGGAGTTCGATCTGGGACCTTTGCTCGAAATGAAAGAATGTGAC ATCTTTGATGATGAAGTGAAGAAAGCAGCAAAGCAATTTATGCTGAACTTTGAGCGTCCCAAAAATTTCGCGCTGCCAAAAACTGACGTAGTTACTAAatactttgatattttatag
- the LOC117793962 gene encoding pickpocket protein 28: MRLLSKVTPPIWRHKGCQQKLGIGQTQPKRTDPKSEPEFEHKPEPKFEPASTVSWRSIMALNTDEFCRNTSIHGLKYINSRKLHTADRVFFGLALFSVLCFAGFLMQEAFDKWNTTPVIVGINPEPTYITNEPFPAITICNLNQALISKAAQIRNDTSKFSMLQVLCRRKINSQLSRSNNNWEELISNISQPCTALVIGCSFGAVDNHCESMFHPIITDEGLCCVFNMLHPRFMYKHNVPLILRNITTEKGYHAVNWHAELGYSRSLKKPHNQYYPRASLGTGESLGLSLTLDVEAATYYCSSSSSIGLKIALHSPNESPNVRETGVLISPGLETKMRIEPAKLMTELPLRKVHRKYRHCLFRDEGNLSYFTHYTQRNCEMECMSRLLLQHCGCIVFYMPRINGNDTVCSIRESHCVESVRLHTIDLAVESCLDNCLPSCFDLTFNAIPYSTKISYNDFKTANPTLVNYSQFNVERSIAIVNLYYKDHTFRASKQTEFIGISDFLSNVGGLMGLFLGFSFLSIAECVYFAFIRPCRICAELRQRRPVSTLELSKAANFTVKRAKVHRWESN; this comes from the exons ATGCGGCTGCTTAGCAAAGTGACTCCGCCCATTTGGAGGCATAAAGGATGCCAACAAAAGCTGGGAATTGGACAGACACAGCCAAAGCGAACAGACCCCAAGTCCGAGCCGGAGTTTGAGCACAAGCCCGAGCCCAAATTCGAGCCCGCATCGACGGTTAGTTGGCGGAGCATAATGGCCCTGAATACGGATGAATTTTGCCGCAACACAAGCATTCATGGACTCAAGTACATCAACAGTCGCAAACTGCACACCGCCGACAG AGTTTTCTTTGGCCTGGCATTGTTCTCCGTGCTTTGCTTCGCCGGGTTCTTGATGCAGGAAGCCTTCGACAAATGGAACACAACGCCCGTGATTGTGGGCATAAATCCGGAGCCAACATATATAACAAACGAACCATTTCCAGCGATTACCATCTGTAATCTCAACCAGGCATTGATTAGCAAAGCTGCCCAAATTCGAAATGATACTTCGAAGTTTAGTATGCTACAAGTGCTCTGCCGGCGCAAGATTAACTCACAATTAAGccggagcaacaacaattgggaGGAGCTCATCAGCAAT ATATCCCAGCCTTGTACCGCCTTAGTTATTGGTTGTAGCTTTGGCGCCGTCGATAATCACTGCGAGTCCATGTTTCATCCAATTATCACCGATGAGGGTCTGTGCTGTGTTTTCAACATGTTGCATCCACGTTTTATGTACAAGCACAA TGTGCCGCTGATACTACGCAACATAACGACAGAGAAGGGTTATCACGCTGTCAACTGGCATGCGGAACTGGGCTACAGTCGTAGTCTGAAGAAACCACACAATCAATATTATCCACGTGCCTCACTGGGCACCGGGGAATCCTTGGGTCTGTCCCTGACACTAGACGTTGAGGCTGCCACGTATTATTGTTCCTCATCGAGCAGCATCGGGTTGAAGATTGCGTTGCACAGTCCCAACGAGTCGCCGAATGTGCGGGAAACCGGAGTACTGATCTCACCGGGCCTGGAGACAAAGATGCGCATTGAGCCGGCCAAGTTGATGACGGAGTTGCCACTTAGGAAGGTGCATCGCAAATATCGCCATTGTCTGTTTCGCGACGAGGGGAATTTGAGTTACTTTACGCATTACACACAACGAAACTGTGAAATGGAATGCATGTCGCGACTGTTGTTGCAACACTGTGGCTGCATCGTATTCTATATGCCACGCATAAATGGTAACGACACCGTCTGCAGCATCCGTGAATCGCATTGTGTGGAGAGCGTGCGTCTTCATACAATTGACTTGGCTGTCGAATCCTGCCTGGACAATTGTCTGCCTAGTTGCTTTGATCTCACGTTCAATGCGATTCCATATTCCACGAAAATCTCCTATAATGACTTCAAGACGGCGAATCCCACATTGGTAAACTATAGTCAGTTCAATGTGGAGCGTAGCATTGCCATTGTCAACCTGTATTACAAGGATCACACATTTCGTGCCAGCAAACAGACCGAGTTCATCGGCATTTCCGACTTTCTAT CAAATGTTGGTGGTCTGATGGGCTTGTTTCTGGGCTTCAGTTTCCTCTCAATTGCCGAGTGTGTTTACTTTGCCTTCATCCGTCCGTGCCGCATTTGTGCCGAGCTTCGTCAACGGCGTCCAGTGTCAACCTTGGAATTGTCCAAAGCAGCAAATTTCACAGTCAAAAGAGCTAAAGTCCAT AGATGGGAGTCCAATTAA
- the LOC117792573 gene encoding uncharacterized protein C1orf131 — MNVSTDFKPVLTRAALALKKNKEKSDFTAIVFQEPQAPQAPTTSKPIKMKTNPAEGFGEAPANGKLGKEADIEFDMKKARHEVLNFAMANQRTIKNKRKMEIFQLIKLGAKPPKKANKNYKELKAERQRLKENREQRKKFHQLGKNQAGAASVKCKTSKTQRNQLQKKRAPVANIGQHYGQAQPKFKKRN, encoded by the coding sequence atgaaTGTCAGCACAGATTTTAAGCCCGTGCTGACACGTGCCGCACTTGcgttaaagaaaaataaggaaaaatcTGATTTTACGGCCATTGTATTTCAAGAACCACAAGCTCCACAGGCGCCAACAACAAGCAAGccaatcaaaatgaaaacaaacccAGCTGAAGGATTTGGGGAAGCCCCAGCTAATGGCAAGTTGGGCAAGGAGGCGGACATCGAGTTCGACATGAAGAAGGCACGCCATGAAGTGCTTAACTTTGCTATGGCCAATCAACGCACAATCAAAAACAAACGTAAAATGGAGATATTTCAACTTATCAAACTTGGCGCCAAGCCGCCAAAGAAAGcgaataaaaattacaaagaaCTAAAAGCGGAACGCCAACGACTTAAGGAAAATCGAGAGCAGCGCAAGAAATTCCATCAATTGGGCAAAAATCAAGCTGGCGCCGCAAGTGTTAAATGTAAAACCAGCAAAACCCAACGAAATCAATTACAAAAGAAACGTGCACCAGTTGCTAATATCGGTCAGCATTATGGCCAAGCGCAACCAAAATTCAAGAAGCGCAATTAA
- the LOC117781590 gene encoding uncharacterized protein LOC117781590, protein MNAAPRSALNQLIRRGYSQAQKGASGSKPTVGGSRGAGAPASSPVSNVTGLSSACVKPTSTPVGPGASTTSNYKVPEYFCFNRFSYAEAEVEMAKFRCPQPSALKK, encoded by the coding sequence ATGAACGCAGCCCCACGCTCAGCTCTCAATCAGCTAATACGACGAGGCTACAGCCAGGCACAAAAAGGTGCGAGTGGCTCGAAGCCCACTGTCGGCGGAAGTAGAGGTGCTGGCGCTCCTGCTTCATCTCCCGTCTCCAATGTTACGGGCCTGAGCAGCGCCTGTGTGAAGCCAACATCGACACCCGTTGGTCCTGGAGCCTCAACAACTAGCAACTACAAAGTGCccgaatatttttgtttcaatcGGTTTTCATATGCCGAAGCTGAGGTAGAAATGGCCAAATTTCGCTGCCCACAGCCGTCAGCGTTGAAGAAGTAg
- the LOC117792559 gene encoding nucleolar complex protein 4 homolog B isoform X1, with protein MKLTNKSKNSAQIKRAKAPTKSNGLNASAKLKKKLKASLNSNDVDAEELGFVADRFKEKKEEQQQVKQNPNSKAKGKPKEKPKEKDTNNSTSSSSKTFVLDEKWSLLLARLGGSSKEEGGAALKDCMQSILNEAKRAKNKDLLRERQRSILEALINSETTPAVALPAFEKYARCLDVMQMTYELLPELKPDSFVDSPNQALNYLGIINLLDLGKTVLNAKEYHIGAGTKENPSFDYDNTRQLLNTVWNGIISSCSGVEEKVHRQVLVVLLERILPHLENPILLTDFLMDSLHSFEGPIALLALQGIFSLMQHQNITYPDVYVKLYNMFYPRIFYNKYKARLFYLADIFLTSTHLPENLVAAFVKRLARLCLKSPTEDAIIMIRFICNLLLRHTGLQRLICATAAASALEIEDPYDESVLDPVKSGALNSSLWEMILLQKHAVPEVANAARFVSKSLPVMEFDLGPLLEMKECDIFDDEVKKAAKQFMLNFERPKNFALPKTDVVTKYFDIL; from the exons ATGAAACTTACaaataaatccaaaaattCAGCCCAAATAAAAAGGGCGAAGGCCCCAACGAAATCCAATGGTTTAAATGCGTCTGCAAAGCTAAAGAAGAAGCTTAAAGCCTCCTTAAATTCAAACGATGTCGATGCAGAAGAGCTCGGATTTGTTGCTGATCGT TTTAAAGAGAAgaaggaggagcagcagcaggtaAAGCAGAACCCAAATTCAAAAGCAAAGGGAAAGCCGAAGGAAAAACCAAAGGAAAAGGACACCAATAACAGtaccagttccagttccaaaACTTTTGTGCTGGATGAAAAGTGGTCTTTGTTGTTAGCTCGTTTGGGAGGCTCCTCTAAGGAGGAAGGCGGTGCAGCGCTTAAGGACTGCATGCAGTCGATTTTAAACGAAGCCAAGCGCGCCAAGAATAAAGATTTGCTTCGTGAAAGACAGCGCAGTATTCTGGAAGCGCTTATCAACTCGGAGACAACACCGGCAGTCGCTCTGCCAGCCTTTGAAAAGTATGCGCGTTGCTTGGACGTGATGCAGATGACGTATGAACTGTTGCCGGAATTAAAACCGGACAGTTTTGTTGACTCACCCAACCAGGCACTCAACTATCTGGGCATCATCAATCTGCTCGACTTGGGAAAGACTGTTCTGAATGCTAAAGAATACCACATCGGTGCGGGAACGAAGGAAAATCCAAGCTTTGATTACGATAACACACGTCAATTATTGAATACAGTTTGGAATGGCATCATTAGCTCGTGCAGTGGAGTGGAGGAGAAAGTGCATCGGCAGGTGCTAGTTGTGCTCCTGGAACGAATCCTGCCACATTTAGAGAATCCCATACTGTTAACCGATTTTCTAATGGATTCACTGCATTCGTTCG AGGGACCCATTGCATTGCTtgctttacagggtatcttttcGTTGATGCAGCACCAGAATATCACCTACCCGGATGTCTATGTGAAGCTGTATAACATGTTCTATCCCCGAATATTCTACAATAAGTATAAAGCACGTCTTTTTTATTTGGCGGACATATTTTTGACTTCAACGCATTTGCCGGAAAATCTGGTAGCTGCTTTTGTCAAGCGTCTGGCTCGTCTCTGCCTCAAAAGTCCAACAGAGGATGCCATTATAATGATACGCTTCATCTGCAACCTATTGCTGCGCCACACGGGCTTGCAGCGTCTCATTTGTGCAACAGCCGCAGCAAGTG CTCTGGAGATAGAAGATCCTTACGATGAGTCGGTGTTGGACCCAGTTAAGTCTGGAGCCCTCAACAGCTCCCTCTGGGAGATGATATTGCTGCAGAAGCACGCGGTGCCCGAAGTGGCAAATGCTGCACGTTTTGTATCAAAAAGTTTGCCCGTCATGGAGTTCGATCTGGGACCTTTGCTCGAAATGAAAGAATGTGAC ATCTTTGATGATGAAGTGAAGAAAGCAGCAAAGCAATTTATGCTGAACTTTGAGCGTCCCAAAAATTTCGCGCTGCCAAAAACTGACGTAGTTACTAAatactttgatattttatag